The DNA sequence CAGCCCGCTCTTGATCCACCGGCCGTTCCCGTCCCGGCCATGGTCGATGCCGACGTTGTTACCGGACAGCGGTTCATAATAGGAGTGGATGACCACCCCGGCCGCCGGGGCCAGTACCGGGGTTCCGGCTTTGCCGATGATATCCAGGCCTTCATGGCTTTTACGGCTGAAATAGAGGCCCGGATCCCGGGACACCGGCGTGTATCCCTGGGAGATGGAGGGCGCGTTTTCCGGCATGAAAACCGGCCGGCCGGCCGGCCGGAGGTTGTCAGCGCCAGGGGCCAGGGAACCGTACAGTTGCCGGGACGGACCGACACAGCCGCTGAATAACAGCAGTGCGGCAAGGAGCAGGCCGGCGGCCATATCTCTTGTTACCTTTTTTTTCATCTCAATACAGAGGCCCCTGGCGCCGGATTTCACGGCGGGTAAGCAGGGCTGCTGGGACCGCGGCTCACCTGCTTTCAAGCAGGGCCACATTACCCTCGTTGACATAGCCGGCAATCCCGATGGCGATCTGCTCGGCAATGGCGGAAAGATAGCTGTCCCGCTTGAGGCGCTCCGCCTCCCGGGGGTTGCTCAAAAAGGTGATCTCGCTCAGAATGGCCGGCATCTGGGCGCCGATCAACACATAAAACGGGGCCCGCTTGACCCCGAGATTCCTGAGCTTGAGCCCCTGGGCCATGGAGTTCTGCACCGCAGCGGCCAGCCGGGCCGA is a window from the Desulfobacterales bacterium genome containing:
- a CDS encoding M23 family metallopeptidase, with amino-acid sequence MKKKVTRDMAAGLLLAALLLFSGCVGPSRQLYGSLAPGADNLRPAGRPVFMPENAPSISQGYTPVSRDPGLYFSRKSHEGLDIIGKAGTPVLAPAAGVVIHSYYEPLSGNNVGIDHGRDGNGRWIKSGLFHLDQRLVKVGDRVVRGQQIGTLGRTGLLAAGLPHVHYNIQVKSPAGRFEYVNPHRFWADGAGVVTCFDSRKQWPDQPFTATCPVPCRGVARQ